The stretch of DNA CTTCAGCTCATCGGCGGTATACTGCAGCGGTCCCACCCGGGCATATTCCTGAAAGCTAACCACTCCGGATACCAATACTTTAATCTGATCTACTTTTAACCGGGTTAGATCATCCAATGTGCTGTCCAGCATTTCGGTGGGGATGCCCCGTCCAAGGAAAGAGCCATATTTTTGCGGCTTGCGTAACGCATATCCCGAGGCCCGGATTATAGGCCCGGGTAAACTATCATTCGCCACAAGTTCCCTGTAGCGCAGTCCAATACCCGATAAATCTCCCCCGTCTCGTACTGCCAGTATACCATGGCATAGAGTATCCCACAGCTGGGCACCAACCTGGGTGTATAATTCGTCTGGTTGGTCCCAGCGCTGGCGGGCGGCCGAAAAATCCAGGCCGTCCAGGGCCATGTGTACATGACAGTCCACCAGGGGTGGTAATACCGTTAACCCCCCCAGGTCCAGGGAGATGGTTGGGCGGGTAGGCTGCGTAAATTGATATGAAGCATCTCCTGCCCCGGTTATGGACGCTATTCGCCCGTTCTCCAGGTAAATATACCGGTCTGCGTATTTTTTTACGGGCGACTCGCTGCCGCCTTCAATTATATTGCCGATTTTTATTACGTAATTTTGTGTGC from Desulfoscipio gibsoniae DSM 7213 encodes:
- a CDS encoding amidohydrolase family protein gives rise to the protein MELIKITSTQNYVIKIGNIIEGGSESPVKKYADRYIYLENGRIASITGAGDASYQFTQPTRPTISLDLGGLTVLPPLVDCHVHMALDGLDFSAARQRWDQPDELYTQVGAQLWDTLCHGILAVRDGGDLSGIGLRYRELVANDSLPGPIIRASGYALRKPQKYGSFLGRGIPTEMLDSTLDDLTRLKVDQIKVLVSGVVSFQEYARVGPLQYTADELKALVEGAHSRGLGVMAHASSDEAVAMAVQAGVDTIEHGYFLSRATLELMAKNKVAWIPTVIPVAAQEARGRFSRFLAGKQENRPLASPPASNVIAQTVERQLSMISEAHALGVTLGVGTDAGASGVRHGYSYWQELNLYRQAGLTPDEIIRCATINSAHILGLDWGGIAPERPAAMIAVSGNPLADIGNLQNIAYVFQPE